A stretch of the Porites lutea chromosome 12, jaPorLute2.1, whole genome shotgun sequence genome encodes the following:
- the LOC140921802 gene encoding gamma-aminobutyric acid receptor subunit beta-3-like, translating into MSINDCLTSDSQLLFSHFSEEATVPRVEAANASEILDRYLRCYDNRTRPNVTGNPDIIYVSMAIKAFSEIKESNMEFQVFVYFRQYWTDKRLAHGTEATLMLGGTDVNRIWLPDTYINNANDHEVFQDNQLVLIDKKGQIVYFAYARIAAACQMKLVKFPMDVQQCHLTLESFQHTIIQMDFRWKEDHPITLLNKELAEFDVVKVEMKSKNVTYISGKYKNLVAAFTFHRRMGFYFIQFYIPCIVMVSLSWISFWMDQYCIGERLSLGITTILTIVFLLGSSNSTMPRVSYAKAIDWYLMGSFIFVFSTLVTDLLIYRLRSKEEEKDKDREEEMKPQNNKIVFQCKHGFKPNYIADSNGHVHLVTYQENRDEESAGYFDKLRCLAGTQSSSGQKTDLGKLTNKCCRYLYPISFAIFNLGYWLALSA; encoded by the exons ATGTCGA tAAATGACTGCCTTACCTCCGATTcacagttgttgttttctcaTTTCAGTGAAGAAGCTACAGTTCCACGTGTTGAGGCAGCTAATGCGTCTGAGATCCTGGATCGATATTTGAGATGTTACGATAACAGGACAAGACCTAATGTAACAg GCAATCCTGATATAATATATGTGAGCATGGCAATTAAAGCCTTCAGTGAGATCAAAGAATCCAATATG GAATTTCAAGTGTTTGTCTACTTTCGTCAGTATTGGACTGACAAGCGGCTGGCGCATGGAACCGAGGCCACTCTAATGTTGGGTGGCACTGATGTAAATCGCATATGGCTTCCTGATACTTACATTAACAACGCTAACGACCACGAGGTGTTCCAAGACAACCAGTTGGTGTTGATTGACAAAAAGGGTCAGATCGTTTACTTCGCTTATGCCCGGATAGCGGCGGCCTGTCAGATGAAACTCGTGAAATTTCCTATGGATGTACAACAATGTCATTTGACACTGGAGAGTT TCCAGCACACCATTATCCAGATGGACTTTAGATGGAAAGAGGATCATCCTATCACATTACTAAACAAGGAGTTAGCAGAATTCGACGTAGTGAAAGTGGAAATGAAGTCAAAAAATGTTACCTATATTTCAG GAAAATATAAAAACCTGGTAGCTGCCTTTACATTTCACCGCCGCATGGGTTTCTACTTCATTCAATTTTATATTCCCTGCATCGTGATGGTTTCTCTAAGCTGGATCTCTTTTTGGATGGATCAATACTGCATCGGAGAACGACTGTCGCTCGGGATAACGACAATTCTCACGATAGTTTTCCTACTCGGCTCCAGTAACTCGACCATGCCTCGTGTGAGCTATGCCAAAGCAATTGACTGGTATCTGATGGGTTCAttcatctttgttttttctacTCTTGTAACTGATTTGTTAATCTACAGGCTTCGTTCCAAAGAAGAGGAGAAAGATAAGGACAGGGAGGAAGAAATGAAG cctcaaaacaacaaaatagtgTTCCAGTGTAAACATGGCTTCAAACCCAACTACATAGCAGATTCCAATGGACATGTTCATTTGGTGACTTATCAAGAAAACAGGGATGAAGAGAGTGCAGGGTATTTCGATAAACTGCGCTGTTTGGCTGGAACCCAGTCTTCTAGCGGCCAAAAAACTGATCTAGGCAAGCTAACCAACAAGTGCTGTCGTTATCTGTATCCAATATCCTTTGCCATATTCAACTTGGGTTATTGGTTGGCTCTTAGTGCTTAA